A single window of Pectobacterium parmentieri DNA harbors:
- the xerC gene encoding site-specific tyrosine recombinase XerC, protein MTRPKPPSPEALYLSGLSQTLRQYTVAYLAHLTATNHSPRTVEGYGERLRPFVTWCEERGLTQAAQVSLAVLEAYQRHLHGYRKADGKPLAQGGQLNRLTSIRMLFRWLLQRHHILYNPAEQMTLPKAEKRLPAQILSEEETEAVMDAQDTETLTGLRNRAVLEMLWSTGLRRSELANLMLADVDVGRGVLVVRQGKGNKDRVVPVGLRALVWVQRYLDAVRPRLTTKHDSGYLFVTIWGKKLGRATLTILAGRAIRNDAHLKKAGACHVFRHSMATQMLENGADTRHIQAILGHEKLETTQVYTRVAIGHLKAVHEKTHPAEQKPKTRRRKKRKPDTPPQPDSPKK, encoded by the coding sequence ATGACCCGACCCAAACCACCCAGCCCGGAAGCCCTTTACCTTAGCGGCCTGTCTCAGACGCTGCGCCAGTACACCGTCGCTTACCTTGCCCACCTGACGGCCACGAACCACAGCCCGCGCACAGTGGAAGGGTACGGTGAACGGCTGCGCCCGTTCGTGACGTGGTGTGAAGAGCGGGGACTCACGCAGGCGGCACAGGTAAGTCTGGCAGTACTGGAAGCCTATCAACGACATCTGCACGGCTACCGCAAGGCGGACGGCAAACCACTGGCACAGGGCGGGCAGCTTAATCGCCTGACGTCCATCAGGATGCTGTTCCGCTGGTTGCTGCAACGGCATCATATCCTGTACAACCCGGCGGAACAGATGACGTTACCGAAAGCAGAAAAGCGGCTTCCGGCGCAGATACTGAGCGAGGAAGAAACGGAAGCGGTGATGGACGCACAGGACACCGAGACGTTAACCGGACTGCGTAACCGTGCAGTGCTGGAGATGCTGTGGAGCACGGGGCTGCGGCGCAGCGAACTGGCTAACCTGATGCTGGCCGATGTGGACGTGGGGCGCGGGGTTCTGGTCGTCAGACAGGGCAAGGGGAACAAAGACCGGGTGGTGCCAGTGGGGCTGCGGGCGCTGGTCTGGGTACAGCGCTATCTGGATGCAGTGCGGCCACGGCTGACGACGAAGCACGACAGTGGTTACCTGTTCGTCACAATATGGGGCAAGAAGCTGGGACGGGCGACGCTGACGATACTGGCTGGCCGGGCAATACGGAATGACGCGCACCTGAAAAAAGCCGGGGCGTGTCATGTGTTCCGGCACTCGATGGCAACGCAGATGCTGGAGAACGGCGCAGACACACGACACATACAAGCTATCTTAGGTCATGAAAAGCTGGAAACCACGCAGGTCTACACGCGGGTTGCTATCGGGCATCTGAAAGCGGTGCATGAGAAAACCCATCCGGCAGAGCAGAAACCGAAAACGCGACGCAGGAAGAAACGCAAACCGGACACCCCACCGCAGCCGGACAGCCCGAAAAAGTAG
- a CDS encoding CHC2 zinc finger domain-containing protein, whose protein sequence is MARIPESELQHLKAAVSLVEVVRAQGRKVVKRGKDFVVLCPFHQEKTPSMVISPDKNLYHCFGCDAGGSVLDWVMKTENLSLPHTVDKLRRELGSVPAAEPLPPVADIADEQERQALLHRVTEFYHHTLLNAPEAVAYLEKRRLNHPELVAAFKLGFANRTLGYRLPSKKLKDGAAIRAQLQTIGVMRDSGHEHLAGSLVVPVIDSNGQVRELYGRKLCDKLRAGTPKHLYLPGPHGGVWNEQALVASKSVILCESLIDAMSFWVAYGVNGFTEEMRESFIRHGVKQVLIAFDNDAAGDDGAVKLASALAAEGITPFRILFPSGMDANGYLCQVAEPETVFGLLVDGALPMGEAVSAEPENDAVPQPEKPSQPASSLAAGVVVDALPNGELDIALSGQQWRIRGMASVKAGSGVMKANAQVIDTASGVVFADSVDMMSARSRAGYARLAASELGLAESDLKRTLGRVLLALEAHLSQPETHGETTQDITDEQRDEALALLRDPNLIGRLTDDLAACGVVGESTNLVAGYLAAVSRKLDRPLAVLIQSSSAAGKSSLMDAVLNLIPPEERLQYSAMTGQSLFYLGETNLQHKILAIAEEEGVRQAAYALKLLQSDGELTIASTGKDDATGNLVTKQYTVKGPVMLMLTTTAIDVDEELLNRCLVLSVNESREQTEAIHALQRHKQTLEGLLMENEKGYLTELHQNAQRLLKPLKVVNPFASQLTFLSDKTRTRRDHMKYLTLIQSVALLHQYQREVKQVEHRGTVIEYIEVERSDIVLANQLAHEILGRTLDEMPPQTRKLLLLIQGWVKASGQPKAEYHFARKQLRDAVQWGDTQLKIHLARLVELEYLLLHKRGLTFCYELLFDGDAQVDNAHLCGLIDVPEASPETIKMTGKDHYDAVRSGVKKKQSVSGRGAVGSQSDKITVAKASTDKASASSGRVNGKTPVPAAHNKPIVP, encoded by the coding sequence ATGGCACGCATCCCCGAATCCGAGTTGCAGCACCTTAAAGCCGCCGTGTCACTGGTTGAAGTGGTGCGAGCTCAAGGGCGCAAGGTGGTGAAGCGCGGCAAGGACTTCGTGGTGCTGTGTCCGTTCCATCAGGAGAAAACCCCTTCAATGGTTATCTCGCCGGACAAGAACCTCTATCACTGCTTCGGCTGCGATGCAGGCGGCTCGGTGCTGGACTGGGTGATGAAGACGGAGAATCTCAGCTTGCCTCATACGGTCGATAAGCTGCGGCGTGAGCTGGGGAGTGTGCCCGCCGCTGAGCCGTTGCCGCCTGTGGCGGATATCGCCGATGAACAGGAAAGGCAGGCGTTACTGCATCGTGTTACCGAGTTCTATCACCATACGCTGCTGAACGCGCCGGAGGCCGTCGCCTATCTGGAAAAGCGTCGCCTCAACCATCCTGAGTTAGTCGCGGCCTTTAAACTGGGGTTCGCCAACCGGACGCTGGGCTACCGTCTGCCATCAAAGAAGCTGAAAGACGGCGCAGCCATCCGGGCACAGTTGCAGACCATCGGTGTGATGCGCGACAGCGGGCATGAACATCTGGCGGGGTCGTTAGTGGTTCCGGTTATCGACAGTAACGGTCAGGTGCGGGAGCTATACGGGCGCAAACTGTGTGACAAGTTGCGGGCCGGCACACCAAAACATCTGTACCTGCCGGGGCCGCACGGCGGGGTATGGAACGAGCAGGCGCTAGTAGCGAGTAAGTCGGTCATCTTATGCGAATCACTTATCGATGCGATGTCGTTCTGGGTGGCGTATGGGGTGAACGGGTTCACAGAGGAAATGCGCGAATCGTTTATCCGCCACGGGGTAAAACAGGTGCTTATCGCGTTCGATAACGATGCGGCAGGCGATGATGGCGCGGTGAAGCTGGCTTCTGCGTTAGCCGCTGAGGGCATCACGCCGTTCCGTATCCTGTTCCCGTCCGGCATGGATGCGAATGGCTATCTCTGTCAGGTGGCGGAGCCGGAAACGGTGTTCGGGTTACTGGTTGACGGCGCGTTGCCAATGGGGGAAGCGGTCAGTGCGGAACCTGAAAATGACGCAGTACCACAGCCTGAAAAACCGTCTCAACCGGCCTCTTCCTTAGCTGCTGGGGTTGTGGTTGACGCCCTGCCAAACGGTGAGCTTGATATCGCGCTGTCCGGCCAGCAATGGCGCATCCGGGGCATGGCGTCAGTGAAAGCGGGTAGCGGCGTGATGAAGGCCAATGCGCAGGTTATCGACACGGCCAGCGGTGTGGTGTTCGCGGACAGCGTGGACATGATGAGCGCCCGGAGCCGGGCGGGTTATGCGCGGTTAGCGGCCAGTGAGCTGGGGCTGGCAGAAAGTGACCTTAAACGCACTCTGGGGCGGGTGCTGCTGGCACTGGAAGCCCACCTGAGCCAGCCGGAAACCCACGGTGAAACCACGCAGGATATTACCGATGAACAGCGGGATGAGGCGCTGGCGTTGCTGCGTGACCCGAACCTTATCGGCAGGCTGACGGATGACCTTGCGGCCTGCGGCGTGGTCGGGGAATCGACCAACTTAGTGGCGGGTTATCTGGCGGCGGTGTCGCGCAAGCTGGACAGGCCGTTGGCGGTGTTAATCCAGAGCAGTTCGGCGGCGGGAAAATCCTCGCTGATGGATGCGGTGCTGAACCTGATACCGCCGGAGGAGCGCCTGCAATACTCGGCGATGACGGGGCAAAGCCTGTTCTATCTGGGCGAAACCAACCTGCAACACAAGATACTGGCAATAGCCGAAGAGGAAGGCGTCAGGCAGGCGGCGTATGCGCTGAAGCTGTTGCAGAGTGACGGGGAACTGACGATAGCGTCAACGGGCAAGGATGATGCGACGGGCAATCTGGTGACCAAGCAGTACACGGTGAAAGGCCCGGTGATGCTGATGTTAACCACCACGGCCATCGATGTGGATGAAGAACTGTTAAACCGTTGTCTGGTGCTCAGCGTGAACGAATCCCGCGAACAGACCGAAGCTATCCATGCGTTGCAGCGCCACAAGCAAACGCTGGAAGGCTTACTGATGGAGAACGAAAAAGGCTATCTCACCGAGTTGCACCAGAATGCCCAGCGGTTACTGAAACCGTTAAAGGTGGTGAACCCGTTCGCCAGCCAGCTTACGTTCCTGAGCGACAAAACCCGCACCCGCCGCGACCATATGAAATACCTGACGTTAATCCAGTCTGTCGCGCTGCTGCACCAGTATCAGCGGGAGGTGAAGCAGGTTGAACACCGTGGCACGGTCATCGAGTATATCGAGGTGGAACGGTCGGACATCGTGCTGGCCAACCAACTGGCGCATGAAATCCTTGGCCGGACGCTGGACGAAATGCCGCCGCAGACCAGAAAGCTGTTGCTGCTGATACAGGGCTGGGTAAAAGCAAGCGGCCAGCCCAAAGCGGAGTATCACTTTGCCCGCAAACAGCTACGGGACGCGGTGCAGTGGGGCGATACGCAACTGAAAATCCACCTTGCCCGACTGGTTGAGCTGGAATACCTGCTGCTGCACAAGCGAGGGCTGACGTTCTGCTACGAACTGCTGTTCGACGGCGACGCGCAGGTGGATAACGCGCACCTGTGCGGGCTTATCGACGTGCCGGAAGCGTCCCCGGAAACGATAAAAATGACAGGAAAAGACCACTATGACGCCGTCCGGTCGGGGGTAAAGAAAAAGCAGTCGGTCTCTGGTCGGGGTGCGGTCGGTAGTCAGTCGGACAAGATAACCGTAGCTAAAGCCAGTACAGACAAGGCTTCTGCGTCGTCCGGTCGGGTTAACGGCAAAACCCCTGTTCCGGCAGCACACAATAAACCCATCGTACCGTAG
- a CDS encoding helix-turn-helix domain-containing protein, with translation MAVLLHSTLVTAMAISNEERDFFMALGERITTLRKERGITQAELAEKLGVSQQTVQAWEAGRRRIKVSSLPSVAQIFSVSLEEVFGEAPEPARRKRGPAPKWQQQMEEIDSLPKAKQKMISEMLSALIAQARN, from the coding sequence ATGGCTGTCTTATTACATTCAACATTGGTAACAGCTATGGCTATCAGTAACGAAGAGCGCGATTTCTTCATGGCACTGGGTGAACGCATCACCACCCTGCGTAAAGAGCGGGGTATCACACAGGCTGAACTGGCGGAGAAGCTCGGCGTTTCCCAGCAGACGGTTCAGGCATGGGAAGCCGGGCGCAGAAGGATTAAGGTTTCATCACTCCCTTCTGTAGCACAGATTTTTTCAGTTTCGCTTGAAGAGGTATTCGGGGAAGCCCCGGAGCCAGCGAGACGCAAGCGCGGCCCGGCCCCGAAGTGGCAGCAACAGATGGAAGAGATAGACAGTTTGCCGAAGGCAAAACAGAAGATGATTTCGGAGATGTTAAGCGCTCTGATTGCTCAGGCGCGTAACTGA
- a CDS encoding SymE family type I addiction module toxin, whose amino-acid sequence MAKAHSKSGVTVNKATKTERYYTVGYAPHNGKSNPPSAINLKGRWLEESGFITGMPVTVTVERGRIIIETQINL is encoded by the coding sequence ATGGCTAAGGCACATTCTAAGTCAGGCGTCACCGTTAATAAAGCAACCAAAACAGAGCGTTACTATACCGTGGGATACGCCCCGCATAATGGCAAGTCCAACCCACCCTCTGCCATCAACCTTAAAGGCCGCTGGCTGGAAGAGTCGGGCTTTATCACCGGGATGCCGGTGACCGTCACGGTGGAGCGGGGGAGGATTATTATTGAGACGCAGATTAATTTGTAG